A genomic stretch from Sulfurihydrogenibium azorense Az-Fu1 includes:
- the rplL gene encoding 50S ribosomal protein L7/L12, producing MATITREEIKEAIKSMTVLELAQLVKDLEEEFGVSAAAMVAAAPAAAGGAAAPAAEEKTEFDVILANPGANKINVIKVVREITGLGLKEAKDLVEGAPKPIKEGVSKEEAEQIKKKLEEAGATVEIK from the coding sequence ATGGCAACAATTACAAGAGAAGAGATTAAAGAAGCTATCAAGTCTATGACAGTTTTAGAGTTAGCACAACTTGTTAAAGATTTAGAGGAAGAGTTTGGTGTTTCTGCTGCTGCTATGGTTGCTGCTGCTCCAGCTGCTGCAGGTGGTGCTGCTGCTCCGGCTGCTGAAGAAAAAACAGAGTTTGATGTTATATTGGCAAATCCTGGAGCAAATAAAATCAACGTTATTAAAGTTGTTAGAGAAATCACTGGTCTTGGCTTAAAAGAAGCTAAAGACTTAGTAGAAGGAGCTCCAAAACCAATTAAAGAAGGAGTTTCTAAAGAAGAAGCAGAACAAATCAAGAAAAAATTAGAAGAAGCTGGAGCTACTGTAGAAATTAAATAA
- the rplJ gene encoding 50S ribosomal protein L10, protein MATLERKSIQKKAELVKEIKEKIEKSPVVILLDFKGIDANSITDFRKQLKKNGAEMKVVKNTLLYRACNGTQLYDKIDIFKEQTAVIFGYEDPVAPAKLLKEFLKGKEEAKVKGGLVEGVYADPQKIEYLASLPTKEVLVAQLLAVLQAPITNFVRVLNAIPQKAVLVLDAIRKEKEKQS, encoded by the coding sequence ATGGCGACGTTAGAAAGAAAGTCTATTCAAAAAAAGGCAGAGTTAGTTAAAGAAATCAAAGAAAAGATAGAAAAATCTCCAGTGGTTATATTGTTAGATTTTAAAGGTATAGATGCAAACTCTATAACTGATTTTAGAAAGCAGTTAAAGAAAAATGGTGCCGAAATGAAAGTTGTTAAAAATACTCTTCTTTATAGGGCTTGCAATGGCACCCAACTTTATGATAAAATAGATATCTTTAAAGAGCAAACTGCTGTAATATTTGGTTATGAAGACCCAGTAGCTCCTGCAAAACTCTTAAAAGAGTTTTTAAAAGGAAAAGAAGAAGCTAAAGTGAAAGGTGGCTTAGTAGAAGGTGTTTACGCTGACCCACAGAAAATTGAATACCTTGCTTCTCTACCAACTAAAGAAGTACTTGTGGCTCAGCTCTTGGCTGTTTTACAAGCGCCTATTACGAACTTTGTACGTGTACTTAACGCTATACCACAAAAAGCAGTTTTAGTTTTAGATGCAATTAGAAAAGAGAAAGAAAAACAATCTTAA
- the rplA gene encoding 50S ribosomal protein L1: MAKRGKKYLEALKLIDKEKTYSLNEAIRKLKEVSKVLQRKFDETVEFIARLGVDPKYADQMVRGSVVLPHGLGRELKVLVIAQGEKLKEAEEAGADYVGGEELINKIANENWIDFDVVIATPDMMPKMAKLGKILGPRGLMPNPKVGTVTTDIKRAVTEAKKGRVEFKVDKTGNVHVLVGKISFDEQKLKENILAVLDAIIKAKPAGIKGQYIKNAVIKTTMSPAVKLDLAALQKSLETKAA; encoded by the coding sequence ATGGCAAAAAGAGGAAAAAAATACTTAGAAGCTTTAAAGCTTATAGACAAAGAGAAAACTTACAGTTTAAATGAAGCTATTAGGAAGTTAAAAGAAGTTTCAAAAGTTCTACAAAGAAAGTTTGATGAAACTGTAGAATTTATTGCAAGGTTGGGAGTAGATCCAAAGTACGCAGACCAGATGGTTAGAGGGTCTGTAGTCTTACCTCATGGACTTGGTAGAGAGTTAAAAGTTTTAGTAATAGCTCAGGGAGAAAAGTTAAAAGAGGCAGAAGAAGCCGGAGCAGACTATGTTGGCGGAGAAGAACTTATAAACAAAATAGCCAATGAAAACTGGATAGATTTTGATGTGGTAATTGCAACTCCTGATATGATGCCAAAAATGGCAAAATTAGGTAAAATATTAGGTCCTAGAGGACTAATGCCAAACCCTAAAGTAGGGACTGTTACTACCGATATAAAAAGGGCAGTCACAGAAGCTAAAAAAGGTAGGGTGGAATTTAAAGTGGATAAAACAGGAAATGTTCATGTTCTTGTAGGAAAAATATCTTTTGATGAGCAAAAGTTAAAAGAAAATATTTTAGCAGTCTTAGATGCAATAATTAAAGCGAAACCTGCAGGGATAAAAGGACAATATATAAAAAATGCTGTTATTAAAACTACTATGAGTCCTGCTGTAAAGCTTGATTTGGCAGCATTGCAAAAATCTTTAGAGACTAAGGCTGCGTAA
- the rplK gene encoding 50S ribosomal protein L11, producing the protein MAKKVTATVELMIPAQQAAPSPPVGPALGQHGVNIMEFVKSFNAATANMKPGTIVPVVITIYSDRSFTFILKTPPASYLLKEAAGIKTGSGDPKKNKVGKITVAQLKEIAQMKLKDLNTEDIEMAMRTIAGTARSMGIEIEGYKG; encoded by the coding sequence ATGGCAAAGAAAGTTACAGCAACTGTTGAGCTAATGATTCCAGCTCAACAAGCAGCACCATCTCCACCTGTTGGACCTGCATTAGGACAACATGGTGTGAACATTATGGAATTTGTAAAGAGCTTCAATGCTGCAACGGCAAATATGAAGCCGGGTACAATAGTTCCAGTAGTGATTACTATTTACTCTGACAGGTCTTTTACATTTATTCTTAAAACTCCACCAGCTTCTTATCTTTTAAAAGAGGCTGCAGGTATAAAAACTGGATCCGGCGATCCAAAGAAGAATAAAGTTGGTAAAATTACTGTAGCACAGCTTAAAGAGATTGCCCAAATGAAGCTAAAAGACCTTAACACAGAAGATATAGAAATGGCTATGAGAACTATCGCGGGAACAGCTCGTAGTATGGGAATTGAAATAGAAGGATACAAGGGGTAG
- the nusG gene encoding transcription termination/antitermination protein NusG — translation MSEENIVHQDNLENQETQEEKKWYALYTQSNLEIKAKENFLKNLKLNNLDYLVDEVIVPAEEKVVIKAQGKEKYRLSLKGQNREIPVEGKKGITKFLIEDGTVRVLESVEGDEDCVAHSPIFKPGQKISCKENKTEARIVLENKIFPGYILIKAKLTDDLIDLVKKTPYLIGFVSAGGVPVPLDEKDVAKVISQIQKGTPKVRKLLFAKGDMVRVIEGPFMNFTGVVDEVFPDKEKLIALITIFGRATPVELEFSQVEKI, via the coding sequence ATGTCAGAAGAAAACATAGTGCATCAAGATAATTTAGAAAATCAGGAAACACAAGAAGAGAAAAAATGGTATGCTTTATACACGCAATCAAATTTAGAAATAAAAGCTAAAGAAAATTTTTTAAAAAATTTAAAATTAAACAATTTAGATTATTTGGTAGATGAAGTGATAGTTCCAGCAGAGGAAAAAGTTGTAATAAAAGCTCAAGGGAAAGAAAAGTATAGATTATCTTTAAAAGGGCAAAACAGGGAAATCCCTGTTGAAGGTAAAAAAGGAATTACGAAGTTTTTAATCGAAGATGGAACTGTAAGGGTATTGGAAAGTGTAGAAGGGGACGAAGATTGTGTAGCCCACAGTCCAATTTTTAAACCAGGACAGAAAATAAGTTGCAAAGAAAATAAAACTGAAGCAAGGATTGTATTAGAAAATAAAATATTTCCCGGATACATACTTATAAAAGCTAAATTAACAGATGACTTGATAGATTTAGTAAAGAAAACTCCTTATTTAATTGGTTTTGTAAGTGCAGGTGGAGTTCCAGTACCTTTAGATGAAAAGGATGTAGCTAAGGTAATATCACAGATACAAAAAGGAACCCCGAAAGTTAGAAAATTACTCTTTGCAAAGGGAGATATGGTAAGAGTTATAGAAGGTCCTTTTATGAACTTTACAGGTGTTGTAGATGAAGTCTTCCCAGATAAAGAGAAACTAATAGCTTTAATAACTATTTTTGGAAGAGCAACACCGGTTGAACTTGAATTCTCCCAAGTGGAGAAAATTTAG
- the secE gene encoding preprotein translocase subunit SecE, with protein MKKYINFLKEVYEELKKVTWPSRELVKTATATVIVFTLIIAVYLWGLDLLFAKIITFILER; from the coding sequence ATGAAGAAGTATATAAACTTTTTGAAGGAAGTTTACGAAGAGCTAAAAAAAGTTACTTGGCCTTCTAGAGAGCTTGTAAAAACAGCAACAGCAACAGTTATTGTATTTACATTAATTATTGCTGTTTATCTTTGGGGATTGGATTTACTTTTTGCAAAAATTATTACCTTTATACTAGAGAGGTAG
- the rpmG gene encoding 50S ribosomal protein L33, with protein sequence MREIITLACTECKRKNYTTTKNKRKHPDRLELKKYCKFCKKHTLHREIK encoded by the coding sequence ATGAGAGAAATAATAACTCTTGCTTGTACTGAGTGTAAGAGAAAGAACTACACTACTACCAAAAATAAAAGAAAACATCCGGATAGATTAGAACTAAAAAAATATTGTAAATTCTGTAAAAAACACACCTTACACAGGGAAATAAAGTAA